Within Pseudomonas sp. LBUM920, the genomic segment CGCCGATCTCGTTGTAGATCTCGTGCAGGAACTTACGCAGGTCTGCGACCTTGCGCTGCTCTTCGATCATACGGTTGATCTTCTCGCCCAGACCTTTGGCCGCGAGGCCCAGGTGGGTTTCAAGGATCTGACCAACGTTCATACGCGAAGGTACGCCCAACGGGTTGAGGACGACGTCGACCGGGGTGCCATTGGCATCGTGCGGCATGTCTTCAACCGGCATGATCACGGAGACCACACCTTTGTTACCGTGACGACCGGCCATCTTGTCGCCCGGCTGGATGCGGCGACGGATTGCCAGGTAAACCTTGACGATTTTCAGCACGCCTGGAGCCAGGTCATCGCCCTGCTGCAGTTTGCGCTTCTTGTCTTCGAACTTGTCGTCCAGCAGACGGCGACGATCAACGATGTAGGCCTGAGCCTTCTCGAGCTGCTCGTTCAGAGCATCTTCAGCCATGCGCAGTTTGAACCACTGGCCGTGCTCAAGACCGTCGAGGATTTCGTCGGTGATGTCCTGACCTTTCTTCAGACCTGCGCCGCCTTCGGCCTTGTGGCCTACCAGAGCGGAACGCAGACGTTCGAAGGTCGCGCCTTCAACGATACGGAACTCTTCGTTCAGATCCTTGCGGATCTCGTCGAGTTGAGTCTTCTCGATGGACAGTGCACGAGCATCACGCTCGACGCCGTCACGGGTGAAGACCTGTACGTCGATGACAGTACCCTTGGTACCGGTAGGTACACGCAGGGAGGTGTCTTTAACGTCGCTGGCTTTTTCACCGAAGATGGCACGCAACAGCTTCTCTTCCGGCGTCAGTTGGGTCTCGCCTTTCGGAGTGACCTTACCGACCAGGATGTCGCCTGCGCCAACTTCAGCACCTACGTAAACGATACCGGCTTCGTCCAGTTTGTTCAGTGCAGCCTCACCCACGTTCGGGATGTCTGCAGTGATTTCCTCTGGCCCAAGCTTGGTGTCACGTGCCACACAGGTCAGTTCCTGAATGTGGATTGTGGTGAAACGGTCTTCTTGAACAACACGCTCGGACAGGCAGATGGAGTCTTCGAAGTTGAAGCCGTTCCATGCCATGAACGCGATGCGCATGTTCTGACCCAGAGCCAGTTCACCCATGTCGGTGGACGGGCCGTCGGCCATGATGTCGCTACGCTGAACGCGATCACCCTTGCTCACCAGCGGACGCTGGTTGATGCAGGTGTTCTGGTTCGAGCGGGTATATTTGGTCAGGTTGTAGATGTCGACACCGGCTTCGCCAGTTTCAACTTCGTCATCGGCAACACGAACCACGATACGGCTGGCATCAACAGAGTCAATCACGCCGCCACGACGAGCCACGACGCAAACGCCGGAGTCACGCGCTACGTTACGCTCCATGCCGGTACCTACCAGCGGCTTGTCAGCACGCAGAGTCGGTACAGCTTGACGCTGCATGTTGGAACCCATCAACGCACGGTTGGCGTCATCGTGTTCCAGGAACGGGATCAGCGACGCTGCAACAGAAACTACCTGCTTGGGCGAAACGTCCATCAAGGTGACGTCTTCCGGCGCCTTAACGGTGAACTCGTTCAAGTGACGAACAGCTACCAGCTCGTCGATCAGGACTTTCTTGTCGTTCATCGTGGCCGAAGCCTGAGCGATCACGTGATCAGCTTCTTCGATGGCGGACAGGAACACGATCTCGTCGGTAACCAGAGCGTCTTTCACTACGCGGTACGGGCTCTCGAGGAAACCGTACTGGTTAGTGCGCGCATAAGCGGCCAGGGAGTTGATCAGACCGATGTTCGGACCTTCCGGCGTTTCGATCGGGCAAACACGACCGTAGTGCGTCGGGTGAACGTCACGAACTTCAAAGCCTGCACGCTCACGCGTCAAACCGCCCGGGCCCAGTGCGGAAACACGGCGCTTGTGGGTGATCTCGGAGAGCGGGTTGTTCTGGTCCATGAACTGCGAGAGCTGGCTGGAACCGAAGAACTCTTTCACCGCCGCAGCCACTGGCTTGGCGTTGATCAGGTCTTGCGGCATCAGGCCTTCGCTTTCAGCCATCGACAGACGCTCTTTGACCGCACGCTCTACACGTACCAGGCCAACGCGGAACTGGTTCTCAGCCATTTCGCCTACGCAGCGAACACGACGGTTACCCAGGTGGTCGATGTCATCGACGATGCCTTTACCGTTACGGATGTCGACCAGAGTCTTCAGTACCGCGACGATGTCTTCCTTGCACAACACGCCCGAACCTTCGATCTCGGTACGACCGATACGACGGTTGAACTTCATCCGGCCGACCGCAGACAGGTCATAGCGCTCAGGGCTGAAGAACAGGTTGTTGAACAGGGTCTCGGCAGCGTCTTTGGTTGGTGGCTCACCAGGACGCATCATGCGATAGATCTCGACCAGCGCTTCCAATTGGTTGCTGGTGGAGTCGATCTTCAGTGTGTCGGAGATGAACGGACCGCAGTCGATGTCGTTGGTGTACAGCGTCTCGATGCGAACAACCTGGGCCTTGGCGATTTTTGCCAGGATCTCGGTGTTCAGCTCGGTGTTGCACTCAGCCAGGATTTCACCTGTCGCCGGGTGAACGATGACCTTGGCGGTGGTGCGACCCAGGACGTAGTCCAAAGGCACGTCCAGCGACTTGATACCGGCTTTTTCGATCTGGTTGATGTGGCGCGCAGTAATACGGCGGCCGGCTTCAACGATGACCTTGCCGTTTTCATCCTGGATATCCAGGACAGCAATTTCACCACGCAGACGCGAAGCAATCAGTTCCAGGCTGAGGGTTTCATCCTTCAGGCTGAACACGTTGGTGGTGTAGAAGGCATCCAGCACTTGCTCGGTGGTATAGCCGAGCGCGCGCAGCAGTACCGAGGCCGGCAGCTTGCGACGACGGTCGATACGCACGAACACGCAGTCTTTCGGGTCGAACTCGAAGTCCAACCACGAACCGCGGTACGGAATGATCCGCGCGGAGTACAGGAGCTTACCGGAGCTGTGCGTCTTGCCGCGGTCGTGGTCAAAGAACACGCCCGGGGAACGGTGCAGCTGGGAAACGATAACGCGCTCGGTACCGTTAATAACGAAGGTACCGTTTTCAGTCATCAATGGGATTTCGCCCATGTAGACTTCTTGCTCTTTGATGTCCTTGATCGCTTTGTTCGACGATTCTTTGTCGAAAATGATCAGACGGACTTTTACCCGCAAAGGTACGGCGTACGTAACACCGCGCAACACGCATTCTTTGACATCAAATGCCGGTTCGCCCAGGCGATAACCGACGTACTCCAGCGCAGCATTGCCGGAGTAGCTGATGATCGGGAAAACGGATTTGAAGGCCGCATGCAGGCCCACGTCGCGGAACTGATCTTTAGTCGCTCCCGCTTGCAAGAATTCACGATACGAATCCAGCTGGATAGCCAGAAGGTACGGGACATCCATGACGTCCGGCAACTTGCTAAAGTCCTTGCGGATACGTTTTTTCTCAGTATATGAGTAAGCCATCAGCGTTCCCCAGCTTGGTCACCTGCTTGTTTGGCCCCTCCCGACGGGAGCAGCCAGAAAATCTCGCAAACCCCATGGTTTGCACCACCGCATCGGGTGGCTACAGCGCGTTAGTGGCGGCGACCGAGTCGACAGCCAAGAACGGAAAAAGGCCGGTGGCAAGAGCCACCAGCCATCAGCCTTCAGCTTAACGCTTGGGCTGGAGACGCAAGGTCGATGCTTACTTCAGCTCGACTTTAGCGCCTGCTTCTTCCAGCACTGCTTTGGCTTTGTCAGCTGCGTCTTTGGACACTGCTTCCAGAACCTGGGCAGGAGCGCCGTCAACTACAGCCTTGGCTTCTTTCAGGCCCAGACCGGTCAGTTCACGAACTGCCTTGATCACGTTTACTTTCTTCTCGCCAGCTTCCAGCAGCATGACGTTGAATTCGGTTTGCTCTTCAGCAGCAACAGCAGCAACAGCTGGGCCAGCGGAAGCAGCAGCAGCGGAAACGCCGAATTTTTCTTCGAAAGCTTTGATCAGCTCAACAACCTGCAGAACCGACATTTCAGCTACGGCGTTGAGGATATCTTCTTGGGAGATAGACATTACTGTATTTCCTGAATTGGGGGACGGCCTACGCGGCCATCGAAATAAACAAAAATACGCGAAAGGAGGTGCTCAGCCTTAGGCTGCGGCAGCTTCTTTTTGCTCGCGAACTGCAGCCAGAGTACGAGCCAGCTTGCTGGTAGCGCCTTGAATCACGCTCATCAGCTGCGAAATAGCTTCGTTACGGGTCGGCAGTGTTGCCAGTACGTCGATTTGGTTAGCTGCGAGGAACTTGCCCTCGAACGCAGCTGCCTTGATCTCGAACTTATCCTGACTCTTGGCGAATTCCTTGAACAAACGGGCAGCAGCGCCTGGATGTTCTTTGGAGAACGCGATCAGAGTCGGGCCGGTGAACACGTCGTTGAGGACACTGTATTCAGTGTCAGCAACAGCGCGCTTGAGCAGGGTGTTACGTACAACACGTACGTATACGCCAGCTTCACGAGCCTCTTTACGGAGTCCGGTCATAGCGCCTACTGTCACACCACGGGCATCAGCCACGACAGCGGACAGAGCAGCTTTGGCAGCCTCGTTGACTTCAGCGACGATGGCCTTCTTGTCTTCGAGATTAATTGCCACGGGTTTAACTCCTGCTTGTTACCGTTTCATCTGGCCGAAGCCGGATGTCGTTTTGGTGTCTGATTCGGTAAGGAACCGGGAGCACCATCTGCGTAGGCTTGTGGTTTAAGACTTGCGCCGCCTACGGTCTTGGATAGCCCCCGCCAGGCAGGGACCCCAATTTTTTCAATCAGCGCGATCGCTCGCGCCAACTTGTGTCTTATACGTCCAGCGAGCCTTGGTCGATGACCAGACCTGGGCCCATAGTGGTGCTCAGGGTAACGCGCTTAACGTAGATACCTTTCGAGGAAGCTGGCTTGATACGCTTCAGATCAGCGATCAGGGCTTCAACGTTTTCCTTCAGCTTGACGGCATCAAAGCCGACTTTGCCAACGGAGGTGTGAATGATGCCGTTTTTGTCGGTGCGATAACGAACCTGACCAGCCTTGGCGTTTTTAACCGCGGTAGCTACGTCTGGCGTTACGGTGCCGACTTTAGGGTTAGGCATCAGACCACGTGGACCGAGGATCTGACCCAACTGACCTACAACGCGCATTGCATCCGGGGAGGCAATAACTACGTCGTAGTTCAGGTCGCCGCCTTTCATTTCGGCAGCCAGGTCGTCCATGCCAACGCGGTCGGCGCCGGCGGCCAGAGCAGCTTCAGCTGCCGGGCCTTGGGTGAAGACAGCAACACGTACAGTCTTGCCAGTACCGTGTGGCAGCACAGTAGCGCTACGAACGACCTGGTCGGATTTACGTGGGTCAACACCCAGGTTTACAGCAACGTCAACGGACTCGCTGAACTTGACAGTCGACAGCTCGGTCAGCAGGGCAGCAGCGTCTACAAAGTTGTAGGCCTTACCTGCTTCGATTTTGCCGGCGATAGCCTTTTGGCGCTTGGTCAGCTTAGCCATTACACACCCTCCACGTTAAGGCCCATGCTACGAGCAGAACCGGCGATGGTACGCACGGCTGCATCCATATCAGCTGCAGTCAGATCCGCGTTTTTGGTTTTCGCGATTTCTTCCAGCTGAGCACGAGTTACGGTGCCAACCTTAACGGTGTTAGGACGAGCGGAACCGCTAGTCAGACCTGCAGCCTTCTTCAGCAAAACCGAAGCCGGAGTCGACTTGGTTTCGAAAGTGAAGCTACGGTCGCTGTATACAGTGATGATCACTGGAGTCGGCAGACCTGGCTCAAGACCCTGAGTACGGGCGTTGAAGGCCTTGCAGAATTCCATGATGTTCACGCCGTGCTGACCCAGAGCCGGGCCGACAGGTGGACTTGGGTTGGCCTGAGCGGCCTTCACTTGCAGCTTGATGTAAGCGGTAATCTTCTTGGCCATGAGGCACTCCAATTACGGGTTCAAACGCCTCGAAAGGCTCCCCGGTTACTTGCGCGTTTATCCCAGTGACGACAAAACCCCACAGCCTAGGGCTGCGGGGTTGGGATGCTTGCTCAGCTAGACCTTTTCGACCTGGCTGAACTCCAGCTCTACCGGAGTAGAGCGACCGAAAATGAGCACCGCCACTTGGATCCGGCTCTTTTCGTAGTTAACTTCTTCGACAGTGCCGTTGAAATCAGCAAACGGACCATCTGTGACACGAACAACCTCACCCGGCTCGAACAACGTCTTCGGCTTAGGCTTGTCGCTACCGTCAGCAACACGACGCAGAATCGCTTCTGCCTCTTTGTCAGTGATCGGAGCAGGCTTATCAGCAGTACCGCCGATGAAACCCATGACACGAGGAGTGTCCTTGACCAAGTGCCAAGTACCTTCATTCATGTCCATCTGAACCAGCACGTAGCCAGGGAAGAACTTGCGTTCGCTTTTACGCTTTTGGCCATTCCGCATTTCAACCACTTCTTCAGTGGGAACCAGAATTTCGCCGAAGCCATCTTCCATGCCTGCCAGCTTTACGCGCTCTAGCAAAGAGCGCATGACATGCTTCTCGTAACCCGAGTAAGCATGCACAACGTACCAACGCTTAGCCACGGGACACCCTTAGCCAACAATCAAGGAAACAAGCCAGCCGAGCAGGGAATCAAGCCCCCACAACAGCAACGCCATAACCAGAACAACAGCCACAACAATCAACGTGGTCTGCGTGGTTTCTTGGCGAGTCGGCCAAACGACTTTACGGATTTCTGTGCGAGCTTCCTTTACCAGGACTGCGAAAGACTTGCCTTTGGCAGTCTGCAGGCCTACAAAGGCAGCTACAGCAGCAAGGGCAAGCAAAGCGAGTACGCGGTACAGGATCGGCGAAGCAGAATAGTACTGATTGCCAACAACGCCTACGACCACCAATGCGACTACAGCAAGCCACTTGACCAGATCGAAACGAGAGCTTTGAGCTTCAGCCTTAGGAGTCATCTATGAAGATCCTGTGAAAAGAAAGCCAGACACACCACGTGAATCTGGCAGGTCAGGAGGGAATCGAACCCCCAACCT encodes:
- the rplL gene encoding 50S ribosomal protein L7/L12; this translates as MSISQEDILNAVAEMSVLQVVELIKAFEEKFGVSAAAASAGPAVAAVAAEEQTEFNVMLLEAGEKKVNVIKAVRELTGLGLKEAKAVVDGAPAQVLEAVSKDAADKAKAVLEEAGAKVELK
- the rplJ gene encoding 50S ribosomal protein L10, with the translated sequence MAINLEDKKAIVAEVNEAAKAALSAVVADARGVTVGAMTGLRKEAREAGVYVRVVRNTLLKRAVADTEYSVLNDVFTGPTLIAFSKEHPGAAARLFKEFAKSQDKFEIKAAAFEGKFLAANQIDVLATLPTRNEAISQLMSVIQGATSKLARTLAAVREQKEAAAA
- the rpoB gene encoding DNA-directed RNA polymerase subunit beta, which encodes MAYSYTEKKRIRKDFSKLPDVMDVPYLLAIQLDSYREFLQAGATKDQFRDVGLHAAFKSVFPIISYSGNAALEYVGYRLGEPAFDVKECVLRGVTYAVPLRVKVRLIIFDKESSNKAIKDIKEQEVYMGEIPLMTENGTFVINGTERVIVSQLHRSPGVFFDHDRGKTHSSGKLLYSARIIPYRGSWLDFEFDPKDCVFVRIDRRRKLPASVLLRALGYTTEQVLDAFYTTNVFSLKDETLSLELIASRLRGEIAVLDIQDENGKVIVEAGRRITARHINQIEKAGIKSLDVPLDYVLGRTTAKVIVHPATGEILAECNTELNTEILAKIAKAQVVRIETLYTNDIDCGPFISDTLKIDSTSNQLEALVEIYRMMRPGEPPTKDAAETLFNNLFFSPERYDLSAVGRMKFNRRIGRTEIEGSGVLCKEDIVAVLKTLVDIRNGKGIVDDIDHLGNRRVRCVGEMAENQFRVGLVRVERAVKERLSMAESEGLMPQDLINAKPVAAAVKEFFGSSQLSQFMDQNNPLSEITHKRRVSALGPGGLTRERAGFEVRDVHPTHYGRVCPIETPEGPNIGLINSLAAYARTNQYGFLESPYRVVKDALVTDEIVFLSAIEEADHVIAQASATMNDKKVLIDELVAVRHLNEFTVKAPEDVTLMDVSPKQVVSVAASLIPFLEHDDANRALMGSNMQRQAVPTLRADKPLVGTGMERNVARDSGVCVVARRGGVIDSVDASRIVVRVADDEVETGEAGVDIYNLTKYTRSNQNTCINQRPLVSKGDRVQRSDIMADGPSTDMGELALGQNMRIAFMAWNGFNFEDSICLSERVVQEDRFTTIHIQELTCVARDTKLGPEEITADIPNVGEAALNKLDEAGIVYVGAEVGAGDILVGKVTPKGETQLTPEEKLLRAIFGEKASDVKDTSLRVPTGTKGTVIDVQVFTRDGVERDARALSIEKTQLDEIRKDLNEEFRIVEGATFERLRSALVGHKAEGGAGLKKGQDITDEILDGLEHGQWFKLRMAEDALNEQLEKAQAYIVDRRRLLDDKFEDKKRKLQQGDDLAPGVLKIVKVYLAIRRRIQPGDKMAGRHGNKGVVSVIMPVEDMPHDANGTPVDVVLNPLGVPSRMNVGQILETHLGLAAKGLGEKINRMIEEQRKVADLRKFLHEIYNEIGGRNEELDTFSDQEILDLAKNLRGGVPMATPVFDGAKESEIKAMLKLADLPESGQMQLFDGRTGNKFERPVTVGYMYMLKLNHLVDDKMHARSTGSYSLVTQQPLGGKAQFGGQRFGEMEVWALEAYGAAYTLQEMLTVKSDDVNGRTKMYKNIVDGDHRMEPGMPESFNVLIKEIRSLGIDIDLETE
- the rplK gene encoding 50S ribosomal protein L11, translating into MAKKITAYIKLQVKAAQANPSPPVGPALGQHGVNIMEFCKAFNARTQGLEPGLPTPVIITVYSDRSFTFETKSTPASVLLKKAAGLTSGSARPNTVKVGTVTRAQLEEIAKTKNADLTAADMDAAVRTIAGSARSMGLNVEGV
- the rplA gene encoding 50S ribosomal protein L1 — protein: MAKLTKRQKAIAGKIEAGKAYNFVDAAALLTELSTVKFSESVDVAVNLGVDPRKSDQVVRSATVLPHGTGKTVRVAVFTQGPAAEAALAAGADRVGMDDLAAEMKGGDLNYDVVIASPDAMRVVGQLGQILGPRGLMPNPKVGTVTPDVATAVKNAKAGQVRYRTDKNGIIHTSVGKVGFDAVKLKENVEALIADLKRIKPASSKGIYVKRVTLSTTMGPGLVIDQGSLDV
- the secE gene encoding preprotein translocase subunit SecE, coding for MTPKAEAQSSRFDLVKWLAVVALVVVGVVGNQYYSASPILYRVLALLALAAVAAFVGLQTAKGKSFAVLVKEARTEIRKVVWPTRQETTQTTLIVVAVVLVMALLLWGLDSLLGWLVSLIVG
- the nusG gene encoding transcription termination/antitermination protein NusG — its product is MAKRWYVVHAYSGYEKHVMRSLLERVKLAGMEDGFGEILVPTEEVVEMRNGQKRKSERKFFPGYVLVQMDMNEGTWHLVKDTPRVMGFIGGTADKPAPITDKEAEAILRRVADGSDKPKPKTLFEPGEVVRVTDGPFADFNGTVEEVNYEKSRIQVAVLIFGRSTPVELEFSQVEKV